The following are from one region of the Procambarus clarkii isolate CNS0578487 chromosome 52, FALCON_Pclarkii_2.0, whole genome shotgun sequence genome:
- the LOC123763664 gene encoding uncharacterized protein isoform X4 has product MEECVLPKMRSHNSDVSSQEVLPDSTQDPEEESLPDLIPPLADDDEAASSPASPEQEIVDVESYQPCVVDLTCEDEDEVDVVEIVAQEQPVIHCNDSLDALLELSHCEVMALESWGGTAEVHQDIRKEYVGTEQRRMTTRRQNANANVLPLEVEDLTLPERQSATDNNNENSNHNNNNNNNNNNNAIPVERQPLPWHFEAPSVDFHNPNLLFGNLLEEGPVTTVDDHNPRHRPSLFRPRVTIELRPSSRYQRSRSRSPQLPDFPRDAPRTPEFLQDLDELLAEVENRRPLPRVLGQTENPLTAAQIVAQEHHHRVAQITAPEAPPSPPPPEQPTISCLVCLDSLATIQNSSRSLCSTVCGHVFCSSCIEEVVKQRKQCPVCRKKLTKKQYHPLFI; this is encoded by the exons ATGGAGGAG tgTGTGCTTCCGAAGATGCGTTCACACAACTCGGACGTGTCTTCCCAAGAAGTTCTACCCGACTCGACCCAGGATCCTGAAGAGGAGTCGCTTCCAGATTTGATTCCACCATTAGCAGATGATGATGAAGCTGCCAGCTCTCCAGCATCACCAGAACAGGAGATCGTAGATGTTGAATCTTATCAGCCATGTGTTGTTGATCTTACATGTGAAGATGAAGATGAGGTGGATGTGGTGGAGATTGTTGCCCAAGAACAACCAGTGATT CACTGCAATGACAGTTTGGATGCCCTACTGGAGCTCAGCCACTGTGAAGTAATGGCTCTGGAGAGTTGGGGAGGAACGGCTGAGGTACACCAAGACATCCGGAAAGAA TATGTGGGGACCGAGCAAAGAAGAATGACTACTAGACGGCAAAATGCAAACGCAAACGTTTTGCCTCTTGAAGTAGAGGACCTAACTCTTCCAGAAAGACAAAGTGCCACCGATAACAACAATGAAAACAGcaaccataataataataataataataataataataataatgctataCCAGTGGAAAGACAACCACTTCCATGGCATTTTGAAGCTCCCAGTGTAGATTTTCACAATCCAAATCTCCTTTTTGGAAATCTTCTTGAAGAAGGACCGGTGACAACAGTTGATGACCATAACCCTCGCCATAGACCCAGCCTTTTTAGGCCACGGGTTACCATAGAGCTTCGCCCTAGTTCAAGGT ATCAGCGTAGCAGATCCAGATCACCACAACTTCCAGATTTTCCTAGAGATGCTCCTCGAACACCAGAATTCCTTCAAGATCTTGACGAGCTACTAGCAGAAGTGGAAAATAGGAGACCTCTACCTCGTGTGCTTGGCCAGACGGAAAATCCTCTCACGGCAGCTCAGATAGTAGCTCAGGAGCACCATCACAGAGTAGCACAAATCACTGCCCCAGAGGCTCCTCCCAGTCCACCCCCACCAGAACAGCCCACCATCTCGTGCCTTGTGTGCTTAGACTCCTTAGCCACCATACAAAACTCTTCACGTAGTTTGTGCTCAactgtgtgtggtcatgtgttctgctcgtctTGTATAGAAGAAGTTGTAAAACAGAGGAAACAGTGTCCAGTTTGCAGGAAAAAGTTAACAAAGAAACagtatcatccacttttcatttAA
- the LOC123763664 gene encoding uncharacterized protein isoform X6, with protein MSYLAYYKCVLPKMRSHNSDVSSQEVLPDSTQDPEEESLPDLIPPLADDDEAASSPASPEQEIVDVESYQPCVVDLTCEDEDEVDVVEIVAQEQPVIYVGTEQRRMTTRRQNANANVLPLEVEDLTLPERQSATDNNNENSNHNNNNNNNNNNNAIPVERQPLPWHFEAPSVDFHNPNLLFGNLLEEGPVTTVDDHNPRHRPSLFRPRVTIELRPSSRYQRSRSRSPQLPDFPRDAPRTPEFLQDLDELLAEVENRRPLPRVLGQTENPLTAAQIVAQEHHHRVAQITAPEAPPSPPPPEQPTISCLVCLDSLATIQNSSRSLCSTVCGHVFCSSCIEEVVKQRKQCPVCRKKLTKKQYHPLFI; from the exons atgTCTTATTTAGCTTACTACAAG tgTGTGCTTCCGAAGATGCGTTCACACAACTCGGACGTGTCTTCCCAAGAAGTTCTACCCGACTCGACCCAGGATCCTGAAGAGGAGTCGCTTCCAGATTTGATTCCACCATTAGCAGATGATGATGAAGCTGCCAGCTCTCCAGCATCACCAGAACAGGAGATCGTAGATGTTGAATCTTATCAGCCATGTGTTGTTGATCTTACATGTGAAGATGAAGATGAGGTGGATGTGGTGGAGATTGTTGCCCAAGAACAACCAGTGATT TATGTGGGGACCGAGCAAAGAAGAATGACTACTAGACGGCAAAATGCAAACGCAAACGTTTTGCCTCTTGAAGTAGAGGACCTAACTCTTCCAGAAAGACAAAGTGCCACCGATAACAACAATGAAAACAGcaaccataataataataataataataataataataataatgctataCCAGTGGAAAGACAACCACTTCCATGGCATTTTGAAGCTCCCAGTGTAGATTTTCACAATCCAAATCTCCTTTTTGGAAATCTTCTTGAAGAAGGACCGGTGACAACAGTTGATGACCATAACCCTCGCCATAGACCCAGCCTTTTTAGGCCACGGGTTACCATAGAGCTTCGCCCTAGTTCAAGGT ATCAGCGTAGCAGATCCAGATCACCACAACTTCCAGATTTTCCTAGAGATGCTCCTCGAACACCAGAATTCCTTCAAGATCTTGACGAGCTACTAGCAGAAGTGGAAAATAGGAGACCTCTACCTCGTGTGCTTGGCCAGACGGAAAATCCTCTCACGGCAGCTCAGATAGTAGCTCAGGAGCACCATCACAGAGTAGCACAAATCACTGCCCCAGAGGCTCCTCCCAGTCCACCCCCACCAGAACAGCCCACCATCTCGTGCCTTGTGTGCTTAGACTCCTTAGCCACCATACAAAACTCTTCACGTAGTTTGTGCTCAactgtgtgtggtcatgtgttctgctcgtctTGTATAGAAGAAGTTGTAAAACAGAGGAAACAGTGTCCAGTTTGCAGGAAAAAGTTAACAAAGAAACagtatcatccacttttcatttAA
- the LOC123763664 gene encoding uncharacterized protein isoform X3 gives MSYLAYYKCVLPKMRSHNSDVSSQEVLPDSTQDPEEESLPDLIPPLADDDEAASSPASPEQEIVDVESYQPCVVDLTCEDEDEVDVVEIVAQEQPVIHCNDSLDALLELSHCEVMALESWGGTAEVHQDIRKEYVGTEQRRMTTRRQNANANVLPLEVEDLTLPERQSATDNNNENSNHNNNNNNNNNNNAIPVERQPLPWHFEAPSVDFHNPNLLFGNLLEEGPVTTVDDHNPRHRPSLFRPRVTIELRPSSRYQRSRSRSPQLPDFPRDAPRTPEFLQDLDELLAEVENRRPLPRVLGQTENPLTAAQIVAQEHHHRVAQITAPEAPPSPPPPEQPTISCLVCLDSLATIQNSSRSLCSTVCGHVFCSSCIEEVVKQRKQCPVCRKKLTKKQYHPLFI, from the exons atgTCTTATTTAGCTTACTACAAG tgTGTGCTTCCGAAGATGCGTTCACACAACTCGGACGTGTCTTCCCAAGAAGTTCTACCCGACTCGACCCAGGATCCTGAAGAGGAGTCGCTTCCAGATTTGATTCCACCATTAGCAGATGATGATGAAGCTGCCAGCTCTCCAGCATCACCAGAACAGGAGATCGTAGATGTTGAATCTTATCAGCCATGTGTTGTTGATCTTACATGTGAAGATGAAGATGAGGTGGATGTGGTGGAGATTGTTGCCCAAGAACAACCAGTGATT CACTGCAATGACAGTTTGGATGCCCTACTGGAGCTCAGCCACTGTGAAGTAATGGCTCTGGAGAGTTGGGGAGGAACGGCTGAGGTACACCAAGACATCCGGAAAGAA TATGTGGGGACCGAGCAAAGAAGAATGACTACTAGACGGCAAAATGCAAACGCAAACGTTTTGCCTCTTGAAGTAGAGGACCTAACTCTTCCAGAAAGACAAAGTGCCACCGATAACAACAATGAAAACAGcaaccataataataataataataataataataataataatgctataCCAGTGGAAAGACAACCACTTCCATGGCATTTTGAAGCTCCCAGTGTAGATTTTCACAATCCAAATCTCCTTTTTGGAAATCTTCTTGAAGAAGGACCGGTGACAACAGTTGATGACCATAACCCTCGCCATAGACCCAGCCTTTTTAGGCCACGGGTTACCATAGAGCTTCGCCCTAGTTCAAGGT ATCAGCGTAGCAGATCCAGATCACCACAACTTCCAGATTTTCCTAGAGATGCTCCTCGAACACCAGAATTCCTTCAAGATCTTGACGAGCTACTAGCAGAAGTGGAAAATAGGAGACCTCTACCTCGTGTGCTTGGCCAGACGGAAAATCCTCTCACGGCAGCTCAGATAGTAGCTCAGGAGCACCATCACAGAGTAGCACAAATCACTGCCCCAGAGGCTCCTCCCAGTCCACCCCCACCAGAACAGCCCACCATCTCGTGCCTTGTGTGCTTAGACTCCTTAGCCACCATACAAAACTCTTCACGTAGTTTGTGCTCAactgtgtgtggtcatgtgttctgctcgtctTGTATAGAAGAAGTTGTAAAACAGAGGAAACAGTGTCCAGTTTGCAGGAAAAAGTTAACAAAGAAACagtatcatccacttttcatttAA
- the LOC123763664 gene encoding uncharacterized protein isoform X5, producing MRSHNSDVSSQEVLPDSTQDPEEESLPDLIPPLADDDEAASSPASPEQEIVDVESYQPCVVDLTCEDEDEVDVVEIVAQEQPVIHCNDSLDALLELSHCEVMALESWGGTAEVHQDIRKEYVGTEQRRMTTRRQNANANVLPLEVEDLTLPERQSATDNNNENSNHNNNNNNNNNNNAIPVERQPLPWHFEAPSVDFHNPNLLFGNLLEEGPVTTVDDHNPRHRPSLFRPRVTIELRPSSRYQRSRSRSPQLPDFPRDAPRTPEFLQDLDELLAEVENRRPLPRVLGQTENPLTAAQIVAQEHHHRVAQITAPEAPPSPPPPEQPTISCLVCLDSLATIQNSSRSLCSTVCGHVFCSSCIEEVVKQRKQCPVCRKKLTKKQYHPLFI from the exons ATGCGTTCACACAACTCGGACGTGTCTTCCCAAGAAGTTCTACCCGACTCGACCCAGGATCCTGAAGAGGAGTCGCTTCCAGATTTGATTCCACCATTAGCAGATGATGATGAAGCTGCCAGCTCTCCAGCATCACCAGAACAGGAGATCGTAGATGTTGAATCTTATCAGCCATGTGTTGTTGATCTTACATGTGAAGATGAAGATGAGGTGGATGTGGTGGAGATTGTTGCCCAAGAACAACCAGTGATT CACTGCAATGACAGTTTGGATGCCCTACTGGAGCTCAGCCACTGTGAAGTAATGGCTCTGGAGAGTTGGGGAGGAACGGCTGAGGTACACCAAGACATCCGGAAAGAA TATGTGGGGACCGAGCAAAGAAGAATGACTACTAGACGGCAAAATGCAAACGCAAACGTTTTGCCTCTTGAAGTAGAGGACCTAACTCTTCCAGAAAGACAAAGTGCCACCGATAACAACAATGAAAACAGcaaccataataataataataataataataataataataatgctataCCAGTGGAAAGACAACCACTTCCATGGCATTTTGAAGCTCCCAGTGTAGATTTTCACAATCCAAATCTCCTTTTTGGAAATCTTCTTGAAGAAGGACCGGTGACAACAGTTGATGACCATAACCCTCGCCATAGACCCAGCCTTTTTAGGCCACGGGTTACCATAGAGCTTCGCCCTAGTTCAAGGT ATCAGCGTAGCAGATCCAGATCACCACAACTTCCAGATTTTCCTAGAGATGCTCCTCGAACACCAGAATTCCTTCAAGATCTTGACGAGCTACTAGCAGAAGTGGAAAATAGGAGACCTCTACCTCGTGTGCTTGGCCAGACGGAAAATCCTCTCACGGCAGCTCAGATAGTAGCTCAGGAGCACCATCACAGAGTAGCACAAATCACTGCCCCAGAGGCTCCTCCCAGTCCACCCCCACCAGAACAGCCCACCATCTCGTGCCTTGTGTGCTTAGACTCCTTAGCCACCATACAAAACTCTTCACGTAGTTTGTGCTCAactgtgtgtggtcatgtgttctgctcgtctTGTATAGAAGAAGTTGTAAAACAGAGGAAACAGTGTCCAGTTTGCAGGAAAAAGTTAACAAAGAAACagtatcatccacttttcatttAA